In Listeria monocytogenes, the following proteins share a genomic window:
- a CDS encoding Imm74 family immunity protein, giving the protein MKITGNSSQVKFDLENGYVVKADGEMLVGGEFVVFKDSMKNWEPPYENKKISESEVQEIIHQVKQSTNENTVQISFE; this is encoded by the coding sequence ATGAAAATTACAGGTAATAGTTCACAGGTGAAATTTGATTTAGAGAATGGATATGTAGTGAAAGCAGATGGAGAAATGTTAGTTGGAGGTGAATTTGTTGTATTTAAAGATTCTATGAAGAATTGGGAACCTCCATATGAAAATAAAAAGATTTCTGAATCTGAAGTGCAAGAAATTATTCACCAGGTAAAACAGAGCACAAATGAAAATACAGTACAAATTTCATTTGAATAA
- a CDS encoding peptide ABC transporter substrate-binding protein, with the protein MHFLKKTLPIFAILTVLLLTACGNDNEKSTTKTSPDKIKFLETSELLTLNTTAEEDFASFTAQNQVFEGLYTLDQKDNFVPGVADGMPEISADQTKYTIKLKKNAKWSDGSQVTADDFVYAWRRAVDPKTAPGYSALFKDSIKNATEINEGKLPVTDLGVVATDPTTLEITLKKPVPYFISLLSFETFFPQKESFVKKQGDKYGTDSAHTLYNGPFVMKDWGGNITNKWTYAKNDQYWDKDNVKVNEIDVQVAKDINAGVNLYNTNEADRVPLSGDFAKQYKDKKDFQTEKDALISYLRMNQKRDGKATPLANNSLRHALNLAVDKKQLTDRILGDGSFPANGLLPKDFVQNPTTGADFRTDSGDHLVYNKEEALKYWKQAQKELGTDKVTIELLGDDQETTKTIFAYLKAQFEDNLPGVTIKVKNMPSKSATQLTSDGNYDLSLAAWMPDFKDPWTYSSLFLSDYFNNHMSYNSPAYDKLVKSTDTTLATKPEERWNAFVASEKVLLDDDAAILPLYQHQTAVLQRTDITGVQKHAFGSPYSYKFIRVEK; encoded by the coding sequence ATGCATTTTTTAAAGAAAACATTGCCTATTTTTGCCATTTTGACAGTACTTTTACTTACAGCTTGCGGAAATGACAATGAAAAATCTACGACAAAAACTTCCCCGGACAAAATTAAATTTCTTGAAACCAGTGAATTACTGACTTTAAATACGACAGCTGAGGAAGACTTTGCTAGCTTTACCGCACAAAACCAAGTCTTCGAGGGATTATACACACTTGATCAAAAAGATAACTTTGTTCCTGGGGTTGCTGATGGAATGCCAGAAATCAGCGCTGACCAAACGAAATACACCATTAAATTAAAGAAAAACGCGAAATGGTCCGATGGTTCTCAAGTAACCGCTGATGATTTCGTCTACGCGTGGCGCCGTGCCGTTGATCCAAAAACCGCACCTGGGTACTCCGCGCTCTTCAAAGATTCGATTAAAAACGCCACTGAAATCAATGAAGGCAAACTACCTGTAACTGACCTTGGTGTCGTTGCAACTGACCCAACAACGCTTGAAATCACACTTAAAAAACCAGTTCCATACTTCATTTCACTTCTTTCTTTTGAAACATTTTTCCCACAAAAAGAAAGCTTTGTGAAAAAACAAGGCGACAAATACGGAACAGATAGTGCGCACACTTTATACAATGGTCCTTTTGTTATGAAGGATTGGGGCGGCAACATTACGAATAAATGGACTTACGCGAAAAACGATCAATATTGGGACAAAGATAATGTCAAAGTAAATGAAATTGATGTGCAAGTCGCGAAAGATATTAACGCCGGCGTGAACCTTTATAATACAAACGAAGCTGACCGCGTGCCACTTTCAGGCGATTTTGCGAAACAATACAAAGACAAGAAAGATTTCCAAACGGAAAAAGATGCGCTGATTAGTTATTTGCGCATGAATCAAAAACGCGACGGTAAAGCGACTCCTCTTGCGAACAATTCCTTGCGTCACGCGCTTAATTTAGCTGTCGATAAAAAACAACTAACGGATCGGATTCTCGGTGACGGTTCCTTCCCAGCGAACGGACTTCTTCCAAAAGATTTCGTCCAAAACCCAACAACGGGCGCTGATTTCCGTACAGATAGCGGCGACCATTTAGTTTATAACAAAGAAGAAGCTTTAAAATATTGGAAACAAGCACAAAAAGAACTTGGCACTGACAAAGTAACAATCGAACTGCTCGGCGATGACCAAGAAACAACGAAAACCATTTTCGCTTATTTGAAAGCGCAGTTTGAAGATAATTTGCCAGGTGTGACGATTAAAGTGAAAAATATGCCTTCGAAGAGCGCGACACAGCTAACTTCTGATGGTAATTATGACTTGTCACTGGCTGCTTGGATGCCTGATTTTAAAGATCCGTGGACGTATAGCAGTTTATTCTTATCCGATTACTTTAATAACCATATGAGTTACAACAGTCCTGCTTATGATAAACTTGTAAAATCGACGGATACAACGCTTGCGACGAAGCCTGAAGAACGTTGGAATGCGTTCGTAGCTTCTGAGAAAGTTCTGCTTGATGATGACGCGGCGATCTTACCACTTTATCAACATCAAACAGCAGTGTTGCAACGTACAGATATTACCGGCGTTCAGAAACATGCTTTTGGTTCGCCTTATAGTTATAAGTTTATTCGGGTGGAGAAATAA
- a CDS encoding metal ABC transporter substrate-binding protein produces the protein MKKWSFLVVTVLAFVLVLAGCGASNDKVSGDKDKLKIVTTFYPMYDFTKNVAGDNASIEMLNDAGTEPHDYEPSAKDIAKIEAADVFVYNSEDMETWVPSVLKSLDSKKLTVIDASKGIELVEGTEEEDHDHEHEEGHHHEHDPHVWLSPVLAEQEVTNIQNGLTKADKTNADTYKKNAETYKEKLKTLDNKFKTAFEGAKQRDFVTQHAAFQYLAKEYDLHQVAIAGLSPDQEPSPARLAELQKYVKENNISTIYFEEVASPKVAETLANETGAKLEVLSPIEGITDKEQKKGMDYIAYMEQNLQALQKTIK, from the coding sequence ATGAAAAAATGGTCATTTTTAGTTGTAACAGTGTTGGCGTTCGTTTTAGTTTTGGCCGGATGCGGTGCTAGCAACGATAAAGTAAGTGGAGATAAGGACAAGCTCAAGATAGTGACAACTTTTTACCCAATGTACGATTTTACCAAAAATGTTGCGGGAGATAATGCTTCGATTGAAATGTTGAATGATGCTGGGACAGAACCTCATGATTACGAACCAAGCGCAAAGGATATTGCCAAAATCGAAGCGGCGGATGTTTTCGTTTATAACAGTGAAGACATGGAAACTTGGGTGCCGAGCGTACTTAAAAGCTTAGATTCGAAAAAATTAACCGTGATTGATGCGAGTAAAGGAATCGAGCTAGTAGAAGGAACCGAAGAAGAAGACCATGATCATGAGCACGAAGAAGGCCACCACCATGAACACGATCCTCACGTATGGCTAAGCCCAGTCCTGGCCGAACAAGAAGTGACTAATATCCAGAACGGTCTTACAAAAGCAGATAAAACAAATGCAGATACATACAAAAAGAACGCAGAAACATATAAAGAGAAATTAAAAACACTCGACAACAAATTTAAAACAGCTTTTGAAGGAGCAAAACAACGCGACTTCGTAACCCAACATGCAGCTTTCCAATATTTAGCGAAAGAGTATGACTTGCATCAAGTGGCAATCGCCGGTCTTTCACCTGACCAAGAACCAAGCCCAGCACGATTAGCGGAATTACAAAAATACGTGAAAGAAAATAACATCAGCACCATTTATTTTGAAGAAGTAGCTTCACCAAAAGTCGCAGAGACACTAGCGAACGAAACGGGAGCAAAACTAGAAGTACTAAGCCCTATCGAAGGAATTACGGATAAAGAACAGAAAAAAGGCATGGATTATATTGCTTATATGGAACAAAACCTACAAGCCTTGCAAAAAACAATAAAATAA
- a CDS encoding metal ABC transporter ATP-binding protein, with protein MKYIDIANIGFKYESEPVLENISFQVSAGEFIILTGENGAAKSTLLRIILGILQPDKGSVTFAKKNADGGRLLTGYVPQQIASFNAGFPSTVLELVRSGRFPNGKWFKRLTTKDHAHVEKALKSVEMWDYRHKRIGELSGGQKQRICLARMFATDPDILILDEPQTAMDKQSKIRFYDLLRHEAQVHGKAILMVTHDSEEMEDFVDKHIRLIRKEDVSWKCFSMDLCKEPSKHQ; from the coding sequence ATGAAATACATCGATATAGCCAATATTGGTTTTAAATATGAATCCGAGCCAGTGCTTGAAAACATTTCTTTTCAAGTGAGTGCGGGAGAATTTATTATACTAACAGGAGAAAACGGAGCAGCTAAATCAACACTGCTCCGTATTATTTTGGGCATTTTACAACCCGATAAAGGTTCCGTTACTTTCGCCAAAAAGAACGCAGATGGCGGGCGACTTTTGACAGGTTATGTACCACAACAAATAGCATCATTTAATGCGGGTTTTCCAAGTACAGTTCTCGAACTAGTGCGGTCAGGTCGTTTTCCAAATGGTAAATGGTTCAAACGGCTGACTACAAAAGATCATGCGCATGTTGAAAAAGCATTGAAATCTGTAGAAATGTGGGATTATCGTCATAAACGTATCGGTGAGCTATCAGGTGGTCAAAAACAACGGATTTGCCTGGCCCGAATGTTTGCAACCGACCCAGATATATTAATTTTGGATGAACCACAAACAGCAATGGATAAACAAAGTAAAATCCGTTTTTATGATTTATTAAGACATGAAGCACAAGTACATGGTAAAGCGATTTTAATGGTAACGCACGATAGTGAAGAAATGGAAGATTTTGTTGATAAGCATATTCGCCTTATTAGAAAGGAGGATGTGTCATGGAAATGTTTCTCTATGGATTTATGCAAAGAGCCTTCCAAGCATCAATGA
- a CDS encoding metal ABC transporter permease, whose product MEMFLYGFMQRAFQASMIIAIIAPLLGVFLIIRRQSLMADTLSHVSLAGVAFGLVLNVNPSVTTLIVVVIAALGIEYLRGVYATYSELSIAILMAGGLAVALVLMSLDQGGITTSVQQYLFGSIVTISKAQVQLLVILGVAIVVLFLVFKRFMFVLTFSEDVAVAEGVPVRLISLLFSVVTGIAIAVIMPIAGALLVSALIILPAAIGMRISKGFLMCVISAILIGLVGMFSGLVSSYQLGTPPGATITLMFIILFIISTVVLKLARK is encoded by the coding sequence ATGGAAATGTTTCTCTATGGATTTATGCAAAGAGCCTTCCAAGCATCAATGATAATTGCTATAATTGCTCCTCTTTTAGGAGTTTTCTTGATTATTCGCAGACAGTCGCTTATGGCGGATACACTTTCGCATGTGTCGCTTGCAGGGGTGGCTTTTGGGTTGGTTTTAAATGTGAATCCCAGTGTGACAACGCTTATTGTAGTAGTTATTGCGGCGCTCGGGATTGAGTATTTGCGCGGGGTTTATGCAACTTATTCAGAGTTGTCCATTGCGATACTAATGGCTGGTGGGCTTGCTGTGGCGTTAGTGTTGATGAGTTTAGATCAGGGTGGAATTACAACAAGCGTGCAGCAGTACTTATTTGGTTCGATTGTAACAATCAGTAAGGCGCAAGTGCAGCTGTTGGTAATTTTAGGAGTAGCTATCGTAGTATTGTTCTTAGTGTTTAAAAGGTTTATGTTTGTACTTACTTTTAGTGAAGATGTTGCAGTTGCAGAAGGAGTCCCTGTACGTTTGATTTCGCTTTTATTCAGTGTGGTTACTGGGATTGCGATTGCTGTTATTATGCCAATAGCCGGAGCGTTACTCGTTTCAGCGCTCATTATATTACCAGCTGCAATCGGTATGCGAATTTCAAAAGGGTTCCTGATGTGTGTTATTAGTGCAATTCTGATTGGCTTAGTCGGAATGTTTTCCGGCCTTGTGTCTTCCTACCAACTAGGAACCCCACCTGGCGCAACAATTACCTTAATGTTTATCATTCTTTTCATTATTTCGACCGTTGTTTTAAAACTGGCACGGAAATGA
- a CDS encoding Crp/Fnr family transcriptional regulator, translated as MSKTLYNYQEFIRLSHEGRITYEQIDVPKNASLLTEKADIDNHIYLVVDGYIALILNDGKEHSKIYSIQGKGTFLNYFTLLDQSDNRFNFKTLSGCSLYKYSKIDMEYFLSMFPENFGFQFFIMKNQTTHLYFKSLMASSPASEKLKTTFSNMALLHGVLSDDDTVILPQAIKTSHLLSYSNLSKSCFYKDLQHLKTTNQIEKKEKSWIIHDQELYAMIQNGQTSF; from the coding sequence ATGTCAAAAACTTTATATAATTATCAAGAATTCATTCGTTTATCCCACGAAGGCAGAATAACTTATGAACAAATAGATGTACCAAAAAATGCCAGCCTATTAACCGAAAAAGCGGACATTGATAATCATATTTATCTCGTAGTAGATGGATATATTGCTTTGATTTTGAACGATGGTAAAGAACACTCTAAAATCTATTCTATTCAAGGAAAAGGAACATTTTTAAACTATTTTACATTACTCGACCAAAGTGATAATCGTTTTAATTTTAAGACCCTTTCTGGATGTTCTTTATATAAATATTCGAAAATAGATATGGAATATTTTCTTTCGATGTTTCCTGAGAATTTTGGCTTTCAATTCTTCATTATGAAAAACCAGACTACTCACCTTTACTTTAAAAGCTTAATGGCAAGTAGTCCGGCTTCTGAAAAACTTAAAACGACCTTTTCGAATATGGCTTTGTTACATGGGGTTCTGAGTGATGATGACACAGTAATACTGCCTCAAGCAATTAAAACAAGCCATCTACTTTCTTATAGTAATCTTTCGAAAAGCTGTTTTTACAAGGATTTGCAACATCTCAAAACAACTAATCAGATTGAAAAGAAAGAAAAAAGTTGGATTATTCATGACCAAGAGCTTTATGCAATGATACAAAATGGTCAAACATCGTTCTAA
- a CDS encoding ATP-dependent DNA helicase: MRKVQISVRRLVEFVLRSGSIDNRMTSSDRALEGTKIHQLLQKEAGEEYVAEVSLKLERIVDGIAFSLEGRADGIINDQMIDEIKTTETPMKEITEDFRPLHWAQLICYGFMLAEKSDLAEVTLQLTYYQVSDKEVKQFQRVMSREDMGAFVDDLLSKYAIWAKASAAWEMKRNKTIQELTFPYDNYRSGQRELAIAVYRTVASEESLFCEAPTGIGKTMSTLFPSVKAMGEGKTDKLFYFTAKTITRQVAEDALDEMRRKGLAARSVTITAKDKICFLDERKCEPDHCQFARGYYDRLNEALFDMLQTEEAITRPIVESYARKYTLCPFELSLDVALFCDVIVCDYNYLFDPVVYLKRFFAEGPGKYTFLVDEVHNLVDRARSMYSATLKKSLVMQVKRGLDSKKNKRLLNAINAMNKEMIALNKKLKDLEKTIYVQKDELGDWNASVLKFTFVAKEWLPQNAQSESQADVLELYFESLRYVAIAEFYDDRYVTQVTRSHGDLEIKQLCLDPAFLLSEKLKLGSSSVLFSATMRPIDYYTNVLGGQEDTSRMIFSSPFKQKNMHLLVADYISTKYQMRENSMEAVVDALYALASGKKGNYLFFFPSFLYLQKVYDLFKEKYPNIRSQKQETAMDEEQREHFLENFQAGNEESLVGFCVLGGVFSEGVDLRGERLVGAAVVGVGLAQLNHESDLIKDYYNETIGRGFDYAYQIPGMNKVLQAVGRVIRGESDCGVVLLIEERFSADRYRALFPAHWNHAKTVKSTDDISREVAGFWQNR; this comes from the coding sequence ATGAGGAAAGTGCAGATTTCAGTTAGGCGTTTAGTAGAGTTTGTCTTAAGAAGCGGTAGTATCGATAACCGAATGACTAGCTCAGACCGCGCCCTAGAAGGAACAAAAATTCATCAATTACTCCAAAAAGAAGCGGGAGAAGAATATGTGGCAGAAGTGAGTCTAAAGCTAGAACGAATAGTGGATGGAATTGCTTTTTCGCTTGAAGGTCGTGCGGATGGTATCATAAATGACCAAATGATTGACGAAATTAAGACAACCGAAACACCGATGAAAGAAATAACGGAAGATTTTCGACCTCTTCACTGGGCTCAACTTATCTGTTATGGATTTATGCTTGCTGAAAAGTCGGATTTGGCAGAAGTTACACTGCAATTAACGTATTATCAAGTATCAGATAAAGAAGTAAAGCAATTTCAACGTGTAATGAGTCGTGAAGATATGGGCGCTTTTGTGGACGATTTACTTTCCAAGTATGCTATTTGGGCAAAAGCATCGGCTGCGTGGGAAATGAAGCGAAATAAAACTATTCAAGAATTAACTTTTCCATATGATAACTATCGAAGTGGACAAAGAGAGCTTGCCATTGCAGTGTACCGGACAGTAGCCTCCGAAGAAAGTTTGTTTTGTGAAGCTCCTACCGGTATCGGTAAAACAATGTCAACATTATTCCCGAGCGTTAAAGCCATGGGCGAAGGAAAAACAGATAAATTGTTCTACTTTACTGCAAAAACTATTACGCGACAAGTTGCCGAAGATGCGTTAGATGAGATGCGCCGTAAAGGACTGGCTGCAAGAAGCGTGACAATAACTGCGAAGGACAAAATATGCTTTTTAGACGAACGAAAATGTGAACCGGATCATTGCCAATTTGCACGAGGTTATTACGACCGTTTGAACGAAGCATTGTTTGATATGTTGCAAACGGAAGAAGCGATTACCCGTCCAATTGTTGAAAGCTACGCCCGGAAATACACACTTTGCCCATTTGAATTATCACTAGATGTTGCTCTTTTTTGTGATGTAATAGTTTGTGATTATAATTATTTATTTGACCCAGTAGTCTACTTGAAACGCTTTTTTGCAGAAGGGCCGGGGAAATATACTTTTCTGGTGGATGAAGTGCATAATTTAGTAGACCGCGCGCGCTCGATGTATTCGGCAACACTGAAAAAATCATTAGTTATGCAAGTCAAACGGGGACTAGATTCCAAAAAGAACAAACGACTGCTAAATGCAATAAACGCGATGAATAAAGAAATGATTGCACTAAATAAAAAATTAAAGGACTTAGAAAAAACAATTTATGTCCAAAAAGATGAACTCGGTGATTGGAATGCATCTGTGTTAAAGTTCACCTTTGTAGCGAAAGAATGGTTGCCTCAAAACGCCCAGTCAGAATCACAAGCGGATGTGTTGGAACTTTATTTTGAGAGCTTAAGATACGTTGCAATTGCAGAGTTTTATGATGACCGCTACGTTACACAAGTTACGAGAAGTCACGGGGATTTAGAAATAAAACAACTCTGTTTAGATCCTGCTTTCTTACTTTCGGAAAAGCTGAAACTCGGAAGCAGCTCGGTGCTCTTTTCAGCGACAATGCGGCCGATAGATTACTATACAAACGTCCTCGGTGGTCAAGAAGACACGAGTAGAATGATTTTTTCTTCGCCATTTAAACAAAAAAACATGCATTTACTAGTAGCGGATTATATTAGCACGAAATACCAGATGCGCGAAAATAGTATGGAAGCTGTTGTGGATGCTCTCTATGCGCTAGCCTCTGGAAAAAAAGGCAACTATTTATTTTTCTTTCCATCATTCTTGTATTTACAAAAGGTATACGATTTATTTAAAGAAAAATATCCTAATATTCGGTCGCAAAAACAAGAAACTGCCATGGATGAAGAGCAGCGAGAGCATTTTTTAGAAAATTTTCAAGCAGGGAATGAAGAAAGTTTGGTTGGTTTTTGCGTTTTGGGAGGCGTTTTTTCAGAAGGGGTAGATCTTCGTGGGGAGCGATTAGTTGGTGCGGCGGTTGTCGGAGTAGGGCTTGCGCAACTGAATCATGAATCCGATTTAATTAAAGATTATTATAATGAAACGATTGGCCGGGGATTTGATTATGCGTACCAAATACCAGGAATGAACAAGGTGCTTCAAGCGGTTGGCCGGGTTATTCGCGGAGAATCGGATTGTGGCGTAGTGTTGTTAATAGAAGAACGCTTTTCGGCCGATCGTTACCGAGCATTATTCCCTGCGCACTGGAACCATGCAAAAACAGTGAAGAGCACGGACGATATCTCCCGAGAAGTGGCCGGATTTTGGCAGAATCGCTAA
- the yidA gene encoding sugar-phosphatase has protein sequence MYKIIAIDIDGTLLNDAHEITPAVRDSIKAAKEKGVKVVLCTGRPLAGIKKSLIELDLLDVGDYAITFNGAVVLETASEKTLADITLNKTELEEIYAFCHAENVNVTYFDGKNMYVPSRKITEITCQDSLLLGTPLYHLPVEEAPASIHVSKVMLLDSPEKITDVIKKLPESIKQKFYVVRSVPYNLEFLQKGVNKGSALASLAEKLGVSQSEVMSIGDQENDISMIEYAGMGVAMGNATEHIKEIANYTTTTNNEDGVAQAIQMLVLDR, from the coding sequence ATGTATAAAATTATTGCGATAGATATTGATGGCACACTATTAAACGACGCACACGAAATTACACCAGCCGTGCGGGATTCTATTAAAGCCGCAAAAGAAAAAGGGGTAAAAGTAGTACTATGTACAGGACGTCCACTTGCAGGAATCAAAAAAAGCTTAATTGAACTAGATCTTTTAGACGTGGGAGATTACGCAATTACGTTTAATGGGGCAGTTGTGTTAGAAACAGCCTCCGAGAAAACATTAGCAGATATTACCTTAAATAAAACAGAACTAGAAGAAATTTATGCATTTTGTCATGCAGAAAATGTTAACGTTACTTATTTTGACGGGAAAAATATGTATGTACCAAGTCGCAAAATCACGGAAATCACTTGTCAAGATTCGCTACTACTTGGGACGCCGCTATACCATTTGCCTGTTGAGGAAGCACCTGCATCTATTCACGTTTCCAAAGTTATGCTACTAGACTCGCCTGAAAAAATTACCGATGTGATAAAAAAATTACCAGAGAGCATCAAACAAAAATTTTACGTCGTTCGGAGTGTTCCATATAACTTAGAATTCTTGCAAAAAGGCGTAAATAAAGGATCAGCGCTCGCTAGTTTAGCAGAAAAACTTGGGGTGTCTCAAAGTGAAGTCATGAGTATTGGTGACCAAGAAAATGATATTAGCATGATTGAGTACGCTGGTATGGGAGTTGCGATGGGTAATGCGACAGAGCATATTAAAGAAATCGCCAACTATACAACAACTACTAATAATGAAGATGGTGTAGCACAGGCTATCCAAATGCTCGTTCTTGACCGCTAA
- a CDS encoding SpaA isopeptide-forming pilin-related protein, whose amino-acid sequence MSKNGNFLKKVGLAFLSILIVASTIFQTTVVKAATSYGSQFLNTVELLDKDGVPQTNFGYYDNMDVHYTWSIPNSTNVKAGDTMDFTLPSQLALATDLAFDVKDSKGQVVGTATVKRATNQVTLVFSDYVEKHSDIKGELDFWTTFNQKVITGNETVDLEFPLQNGTTGIDVEVGEKTPVSPTETLFKYGWVDASNPSLIHWVIRVNYAKVNIPNAVFTDIIGSKQTLNFDSIKAFHGTYSADRIFTAGAAISSTNFSATSDGFSVALGDLTDSVQISYTTTATDGGKSTQYDNTAKLAGTDFVPKQTSTWTPASGGGGEGGGTTGSVTLTKEDAKTKATLEGAEFKLVDSKGTVLQENITTNASGQLSIADLKFDTYQLIETKAPTGYKLDTTPVEFTIGENNKAITVTKENTLNTGSVELTKLDAATKATLAGATFELQDKEGNTLQTDLKTDENGVLKVTDLVPGSYQFVETSAPTGYKLDNSPVSFEIIATETDQIVKVTKENVLEVGSVELTKLDSLTKATLAGATFELQNKEGNTLQTGLTTDENGVLKVTDLVPGTYQFVETNAPIGYELDTTPVVFEIIAGETDQPVKVTKENTPTPPTPPAPVPPNPAPPVPSKPTVPPVKPEISVIPQKSENSEDSPKKSNLSITSSLPKTGDANDFAGLGVLFIALSLSGFLMKRK is encoded by the coding sequence ATGAGTAAAAACGGAAACTTTTTAAAAAAAGTAGGGCTAGCTTTCTTAAGTATTTTAATCGTCGCTAGTACAATCTTCCAAACAACAGTTGTGAAAGCAGCAACGAGTTATGGTTCTCAATTTTTAAACACAGTAGAACTCTTAGACAAAGACGGTGTGCCACAAACGAATTTTGGCTACTACGATAATATGGATGTGCACTACACTTGGTCCATCCCTAATTCAACAAACGTAAAAGCAGGCGACACAATGGATTTCACATTGCCAAGCCAATTGGCGCTCGCAACTGATCTTGCTTTTGACGTGAAAGATAGTAAAGGTCAAGTAGTTGGAACGGCCACTGTAAAAAGGGCAACCAATCAAGTGACCCTCGTTTTCAGTGATTATGTAGAAAAACATTCCGATATTAAAGGAGAACTGGACTTCTGGACTACTTTCAACCAAAAAGTAATTACTGGAAATGAAACAGTTGATTTAGAATTCCCTCTCCAAAATGGAACAACTGGAATAGATGTAGAAGTTGGCGAGAAAACCCCAGTCAGCCCGACAGAAACGCTTTTCAAATATGGTTGGGTGGACGCTAGTAATCCAAGTCTGATTCATTGGGTTATTCGAGTAAACTACGCCAAAGTGAACATTCCCAATGCCGTTTTCACGGATATCATCGGTTCAAAACAAACATTAAATTTTGATTCTATCAAAGCTTTTCATGGAACTTATTCCGCAGATCGGATATTTACAGCAGGCGCGGCTATTTCCAGCACCAATTTTTCCGCAACAAGTGACGGATTTAGTGTAGCACTAGGAGATTTAACGGATTCTGTGCAAATTTCTTATACAACAACCGCAACAGATGGCGGGAAGTCTACCCAGTATGATAATACCGCTAAACTAGCCGGAACTGATTTTGTGCCCAAGCAAACTTCCACGTGGACACCAGCATCAGGCGGAGGCGGTGAAGGAGGCGGGACAACCGGTTCAGTAACACTCACGAAAGAAGATGCGAAAACAAAAGCAACCCTCGAAGGTGCGGAATTCAAGTTGGTGGATTCAAAAGGCACTGTGCTACAAGAAAATATTACAACAAATGCAAGCGGACAACTTAGCATTGCTGACCTGAAATTTGACACCTACCAATTAATAGAAACAAAAGCCCCGACAGGCTACAAACTTGATACAACACCAGTAGAATTCACTATTGGCGAAAACAATAAAGCAATCACCGTGACAAAAGAAAATACGCTTAACACTGGCTCCGTAGAACTAACCAAGCTAGATGCAGCAACCAAAGCAACGCTAGCCGGAGCGACCTTCGAATTACAAGACAAAGAAGGAAACACGCTACAAACTGACTTGAAAACAGATGAAAATGGCGTTCTAAAAGTAACTGATTTAGTTCCAGGTAGTTACCAATTTGTCGAAACAAGTGCTCCAACAGGCTACAAGTTGGACAACAGCCCAGTAAGCTTTGAAATCATCGCAACCGAGACAGACCAAATCGTAAAAGTAACCAAAGAAAATGTACTAGAAGTTGGCTCCGTAGAACTAACCAAGCTAGACTCGTTAACCAAAGCAACCCTAGCCGGAGCAACATTCGAATTACAAAATAAAGAAGGAAACACGTTACAAACAGGTTTAACTACGGATGAAAATGGTGTTTTAAAAGTAACTGATTTAGTTCCAGGGACATACCAATTTGTGGAGACAAATGCCCCTATCGGATATGAACTCGATACGACCCCAGTTGTTTTTGAAATCATCGCTGGAGAGACTGACCAACCGGTAAAAGTAACAAAAGAGAACACGCCAACACCACCAACACCACCAGCACCAGTGCCACCAAACCCAGCTCCACCAGTACCAAGCAAACCGACTGTACCACCAGTAAAACCAGAAATATCAGTTATACCTCAGAAATCAGAAAACAGCGAAGATAGTCCAAAAAAATCCAACCTCAGCATAACTTCAAGTCTACCTAAAACAGGAGATGCAAATGATTTTGCGGGCTTAGGAGTACTCTTTATAGCCTTGTCATTGAGCGGTTTTCTAATGAAACGCAAATAA